A segment of the Thermus thermamylovorans genome:
TGAGGAGGTTTTGGGCACGCGGGTGGACCTGGCCACGGAGGGGGCTTTGCGGCCCGAGCTGCGGGGGCAGGTGGAGCGGGAGGCGCTAAGGGTTGCGTGACTGGCGGCTTTACGAGCGATGGCTTGTCTAGCGCAGGAGGGTGAGCAGGGCCAAGGCGGCGGCCAGGGCGGTGAAGTAGAGCATGAGCCGGTTGAGGGCGGCGTGGATGTCCCCCTTGACCTTCTGGCGCAGGGCCTGGATTTCTCCCATAACCTCCTGGCGCAACGCGTGAACATCCCCCTTGAGCTCCTGGCGCAGGGCCTGGATTTCCCCCCTGACCTCCAGCCGCAGGGCTTGGATTTCCTCCCTGACTTCCTGGCGCAGGGCTTGGATTTCCTCCTTGACCTCCTGCCGCAGGGCCTGCAGCTCCCCCTTGAGCTCCTGCCGCAGGAGGTCCATGCGGTTTTCCACCCCCGCCACCCGGGAGGGGAGGGTGGCCATGACCCCTTCCANTCCTTGACCTCCTGCCGCAGGGCCTGCAGCTCCCCCTTGAGCTCCTGCCGCAGGAGGTCCATGCGGTTTTCCACCCCCGCCACCCGGGAGGGGAGGGTGGCCATGACCCCTTCCACGATCCCCTCCAGCTTGTAGAGGCGCTCCTCGGTGGTCATGCC
Coding sequences within it:
- a CDS encoding DUF1640 domain-containing protein, yielding MATLPSRVAGVENRMDLLRQELKGELQALRQEVKEEIQALRQEVREEIQALRLEVRGEIQALRQELKGDVHALRQEVMGEIQALRQKVKGDIHAALNRLMLYFTALAAALALLTLLR